In Camelina sativa cultivar DH55 chromosome 16, Cs, whole genome shotgun sequence, a single window of DNA contains:
- the LOC104751169 gene encoding transcription factor GTE3, chloroplastic-like, producing the protein MASGPITGGGVPKTKHKWSDSGNKSQKRSRPTTVRPVPLVSPSNSFGSEDNHQMMKISLSSISKLEVRNLKRKLMAELEEVRSLIKRLEPQGNFSGGFGLGSGELPPLSNKKVKTAANGGKKGGGGVHGAAAATDKGTVQILKSCNNLLTKLMKHKSGWVFNTPVDIVRLGLHDYHNIIKKPMDLGTVKTRLSKSWYKSPLEFAEDVRLTFNNAMLYNPVGHDVHSMAGILLNLFEEKWAPLEKQYELLNRRQTPVRDIDFHAPVSTNTYSVERLPLRAPSRSSSPIPPPPPKVVENRILERAESMTNPVEPAVLTVVLEKKPEEEEASGNRDLTFDEKRSLSEDLQELPYDKLEAVVQIIKKSNPELAQQDDEIELDIDSLDLETLWELYRFVTEYKKSLSKEKEELALGSERDAESVHNSVQEPSTLTTGLKSPKGHGASPVRQEVNAGGSSSSNSSSSGSGSCSSDSDSDSSGHGSDNGN; encoded by the exons ATGGCGTCTGGTCCTATAACCGGTGGTGGTGTTCCGAAGACGAAGCATAAATGGAGTGATAGCGGAAACAAAAGCCAGAAACGATCGAGACCCACGACGGTGAGACCGGTTCCGCTCGTGTCTCCGTCTAATTCGTTTGGTTCGGAGGATAACCatcagatgatgaagataagTTTGAGCTCAATTTCTAAGCTTGAAGTTAGGAACTTGAAGCGGAAACTAATGGCTGAGCTTGAAGAAGTTAGGAGCTTGATTAAACGGCTCGAACCACAAGGTAACTTCTCCGGCGGTTTCGGACTTGGGTCCGGGGAACTACCACCTCTGTCGAACAAGAAAGTGAAAACAGCAGCAAACGGTGGTAAGAAGGGTGGTGGTGGAGTACACGGAGCAGCAGCTGCTACTGATAAAGGTACGGTTCAGATTTTGAAGAGCTGCAACAATTTGCTTACGAAATTGATGAAGCATAAGTCTGGATGGGTTTTCAATACTCCTGTTGATATCGTTAGGCTTGGTTTACATGATTATCACAATATAATCAAGAAGCCTATGGATTTGGGAACAGTGAAGACTAGGTTGAGTAAGAGTTGGTATAAGTCACCTTTGGAGTTTGCTGAGGATGTTAGACTTACTTTTAACAATGCAATGCTGTATAATCCTGTTGGGCATGATGTGCATAGTATGGCTGGgattttgttgaacttgttTGAAGAGAAATGGGCGCCGCTTGAAAAGCAGTATGAGTTACTTAATAGGAGGCAAACACCAGTCCGTGATATTGATTTCCATGCTCCTGTTTCAACGAACACTTATAGTGTAGAGCGATTACCGTTACGTGCTCCGTCACGTTCCTCGTCTCCtattcctcctccaccacctaAAGTAGTTGAAAATAGGATTTTGGAGAGAGCAGAATCGATGACAAACCCAGTGGAACCTGCAGTTCTAACTGTTGTACTCGAGAAGAAGCCTGAAGAAGAGGAGGCGTCTGGAAACAGGGACTTGACATTTGACGAGAAGCGGAGTCTTAGTGAGGACCTTCAGGAATTACCTTATGACAAGCTTGAGGCAGTTGTGCAGATTATAAAGAAGAGTAATCCAGAACTCGCTCAACAAGACGATGAGATTGAGTTAGATATTGATAGTCTTGATCTCGAAACGCTTTGGGAGCTTTACAGATTCGTCACTGAATATAAGAAGAGCTTGAGCAAGGAAAAGGAGGAACTGGCATTGGGCTCCGAAAGAGATGCTGAATCTGTTCACAATAGTGTCCAAGAACCG AGCACTCTAACAACTGGCCTTAAGTCCCCAAAAG GTCATGGGGCATCCCCTGTTCGACAAGAAGTAAATGCTGGTGGATCAAGTAGTTCTAACAGTTCTAGTAGTGGCTCAGGCTCGTGTTCTAGTG ATTCTGATAGCGACAGCTCAGGGCATGGATCTGATAACGGTAATTAA
- the LOC104751170 gene encoding uncharacterized protein LOC104751170 has protein sequence MAFKNHSSRTSLSSSSSSTSFSFRFTTIITLALIFSSSYYIFSSQFDYSPVTFSSVNLLPFAGDLRDLTFPWNKLSLGPISEKLKLAVFCKSWPVGSIPGGMERHAYTLYNSLASRGHEIHVFTVSSDRSNREEYHNNGDLHVYFAPNEHGTLNHSQAFEIFDRINGADHPFDYVHTESVSLPHWRVKMVPNGDIAVTWHGIWYEIMHSNLFQELSNDRPTSSDLQQTMPRLVDEIRFFPRYKQHICISNSAREVLVNIYQLPKRNVHVIVNGVDQTKFVYSPKSGARFRAKHGVPDGNGTVIVMGVSGRLVRDKGHPLLYEAFASIVKTHPQVYLLVAGSGPWGKRYAELGENVRVLGALEPKELSGFYNALDVFVNPTLRPQGLDLTIIEAMQCGKPVVVPNYPSIVGTVVVDERFGYTFSPNVRSLVETLDSVVRYGSRVLEMKGLACKEYALSMFTATQMALAYERFFMCMKNERYCKYPLPTDN, from the coding sequence ATGGCCTTCAAGAACCATTCTTCAAGAACAagtctgtcttcttcttcttcttccacttcattTTCATTCAGGTTCACAACAATCATTACATTAGcactcatcttctcttcttcttactaCATCTTCTCCTCACAGTTCGATTACTCTCCGGTGACATTTTCCTCTGTGAATCTTCTTCCGTTTGCTGGAGATCTTCGAGACTTGACATTCCCTTGGAACAAACTCTCTCTCGGACCAATCTCTGAGAAGCTCAAACTCGCTGTCTTTTGCAAATCATGGCCTGTTGGTTCGATCCCCGGAGGGATGGAGCGTCATGCTTACACTCTCTACAATTCTCTTGCCTCAAGAGGTCACGAGATTCACGTCTTCACGGTTTCTTCCGACAGAAGTAACCGTGAAGAGTATCACAACAACGGAGATCTTCATGTCTACTTTGCTCCAAACGAGCACGGCACACTTAACCACTCTCAAGCTTTTGAGATCTTCGACAGAATCAACGGTGCAGATCATCCCTTCGATTATGTTCATACTGAGAGTGTTTCTCTGCCTCATTGGCGTGTCAAAATGGTGCCTAACGGTGACATAGCTGTGACATGGCACGGTATCTGGTACGAGATTATGCATTCAAATCTTTTTCAAGAGCTTTCGAATGATCGTCCTACTAGCTCTGATCTTCAACAAACGATGCCTAGACTGGTCGATGAGATCAGATTCTTCCCGAGATATAAACAGCACATTTGCATAAGCAATAGCGCGCGTGAGGTTCTCGTTAACATCTATCAGCTTCCTAAGAGAAACGTTCACGTTATAGTCAACGGTGTTGACCAGACCAAGTTTGTGTATTCCCCTAAGTCTGGCGCTAGGTTCAGGGCCAAGCACGGTGTTCCTGATGGTAATGGGACAGTTATTGTGATGGGTGTCTCTGGACGTTTGGTGAGAGACAAAGGACATCCACTTCTCTACGAAGCGTTTGCTTCGATCGTTAAAACTCACCCGCAAGTGTATCTGCTTGTGGCTGGATCTGGTCCTTGGGGAAAAAGATACGCGGAGTTGGGTGAAAACGTTAGGGTTTTAGGAGCTTTAGAGCCTAAAGAGCTCTCTGGTTTCTACAACGCTTTAGATGTGTTTGTGAATCCGACGTTGAGACCTCAAGGGCTCGATTTGACGATCATTGAGGCGATGCAGTGTGGGAAACCGGTCGTAGTACCTAACTATCCGAGCATTGTTGGGACAGTGGTAGTGGATGAGCGGTTTGGGTACACATTTTCACCAAACGTGAGATCTCTTGTTGAAACTTTGGATTCTGTTGTAAGATATGGGTCTAGGGTTTTGGAGATGAAAGGACTAGCTTGCAAAGAATACGCTCTTTCCATGTTTACAGCGACTCAAATGGCTTTGGCTTATGAGAGATTCTTTATGTGTATGAAGAATGAGAGGTATTGTAAGTATCCTCTTCCAacagataattaa
- the LOC109129632 gene encoding CLAVATA3/ESR (CLE)-related protein 1-like encodes MANLKFWLCLFLICVSVSLSSASRPLQQRSPNADGIKRGRMMREAEKVLKASMEKLMERGFNESMRLSPGGPDPRHH; translated from the coding sequence ATGGCTAACTTGAAATTTTGGCTGTGCTTATTCTTGATCTGCGTTTCCGTATCGCTTTCATCAGCGTCTCGGCCACTGCAGCAACGATCTCCAAACGCAGATGGTATTAAACGAGGGCGTATGATGAGAGAAGCAGAGAAAGTGTTGAAAGCGAGTATGGAGAAGCTAATGGAAAGAGGTTTTAATGAGTCTATGAGACTAAGTCCTGGAGGTCCCGATCCTCGCCATCACTAA
- the LOC104751171 gene encoding uncharacterized protein ycf45 isoform X2, with amino-acid sequence MIWNSLSLRLVGEFTNDNRAGISRTLHRISAIRNRKGDIIGLTCRVGRSVRGSANLLRDLVQDGNSLLLIGPPGVGKTTMIREVARMLGNDYEKRVMIVDTSNEIGGDGDIPHPGIGNARRMQVPNSDIQHKVLIEAVENHMPQVIVIDEIGTKLEAIAASTIAERGIQLVATAHGATIENLIKNPSLDLLVGGVQSVTLGDEEATRRGGQKTVLERKGPPTFNCGAEIVSKTEVRVHRSLEATVDAVLAGRLPNVEIRKVKSHGVEVIMEKEPFIDETTVDSNIHEEETLDISKLTNEETISEVPPTKEITEAEPSGQETLMYLYVYGIAESTVLQAIKQLEMETAVELTDDISEAEALLALQAKIRKNPRIKSLATSHGIPVYVTKTNSGIQVAKAIRALLTDYEDGLGEFGSEERLKLSEKMDALEEARLAIERIVIPKKETADLLPRQPKIVSLQGKLVRKYNLRSERKWREDEMYLRIIPYGTEEDRDDGEDEGEVEEENGEELEEFGCATGESNGSPYGIDRLPLLPD; translated from the exons ATGATTTGGAATTCGCTGTCTCTCAGGTTG GTTGGTGAGTTCACTAATGATAATCGAGCTGGGATTAGCCGGACGTTGCATCGTATTAGTGCGATACGGAATCGGAAAGgagatattattggattaactTGCCGTGTTGGTCGATCTGTTAGAGGAAGCGCAAATTTGCTGCGTGATCTTGTTCAAGATGGGAACTCATTGTTGCTTATTGGTCCACCTGGTGTGGGGAAAACCACAATGATTAG GGAGGTAGCGAGAATGCTAGGAAATGACTATGAGAAGAGAGTAATGATTGTTGATACTTCTAATGAGATTGGTGGTGATGGTGATATACCTCATCCAGGGATTGGTAATGCTAGGCGGATGCAAGTCCCTAACTCTGACATCCAACACAAG GTACTGATTGAAGCAGTAGAAAACCATATGCCTCAAGTGATTGTGATTGATGAGATTGGAACTAAACTTGAAGCAATAGCTGCAAGTACAATAGCAGAACGTGGAATCCAGTTAGTCGCCACTGCTCATGGAGCTACCATCGAGAATTTGATTAAGAATCCTTCATTGGACCTTCTGGTTGGAGGTGTGCAG AGTGTGACTCTTGGAGATGAGGAAGCGACCAGAAGAGGTGGCCAGAAGACTGTCCTTGAAAGAAAAGGTCCTCCAACATTTAACTGTGGTGCAGAAATAGTTTCAAAGACTGAAGTTCGAGTTCATCGTAGTCTTGAAGCAACTGTTGATGCTGTTCTCGCAG GTCGATTACCAAACGTTGAAATCCGCAAAGTAAAGTCTCATGGAGTGGAAGTGATTATGGAGAAGGAACCTTTCATCGACGAGACGACTGTGGATAGTAATATACATGAAGAGGAAACATTAGATATTTCGAAGCTCACCAATGAGGAAACGATATCTGAAGTCCCTCCAACTAAGGAGATAACTGAAGCAGAACCGTCAGGGCAAGAGACACTGATGTATTTATATGTCTATGGG ATTGCAGAGTCAACTGTTCTTCAGGCAATCAAACAACTAGAGATGGAAACTGCAGTAGAATTAACTGACGACATTAGCGAAGCAGAAGCCTTACTTGCGTTGCAAGCAAAGATCAGGAAGAATCCTCGGATTAAATCATTAGCTACATCTCACGGTATACCTGTTTATGtaacaaag ACTAATTCAGGTATTCAAGTGGCCAAGGCAATACGGGCATTACTAACTGATTACGAAGATGGACTCGGAGAGTTTGGATCAGAAGAACGTCTAAAACTATCTGAAAAAATGGACGCCTTAGAG GAAGCGAGATTAGCGATAGAGCGGATAGTGATACCAAAAAAGGAAACAGCTGATTTACTACCGAGACAACCTAAGATCGTGTCTCTTCAAGGAAAGCTAGTCAGGAAGTATAATTTACGATCAGAAAGAAAATGGAGAGAGGATGAGATGTATCTACGGATCATCCCTTATGGGACAGAAGAAGACAGAGACGACggtgaagatgaaggagaagttgaagaagagaacGGAGAAGAGCTTGAAGAGTTCGGTTGTGCCACGGGCGAGTCTAATGGTTCACCCTATGGCATCGACAGGTTACCTCTCTTGCCTGATTAG
- the LOC104751171 gene encoding uncharacterized protein ycf45 isoform X1: MNMLSLSLSRNHVPPLTLLRRHERRRILNLRCRSSLLFHQLVRTKLVLPSSSSPGFIIAISASSSSQVAVPELEDDEDHFDDELRRLLALVPEEIRRTLEEHPEISELIEIVLDLGRKPLARFPSGDFVISDDAVKVNDLEFAVSQVGEFTNDNRAGISRTLHRISAIRNRKGDIIGLTCRVGRSVRGSANLLRDLVQDGNSLLLIGPPGVGKTTMIREVARMLGNDYEKRVMIVDTSNEIGGDGDIPHPGIGNARRMQVPNSDIQHKVLIEAVENHMPQVIVIDEIGTKLEAIAASTIAERGIQLVATAHGATIENLIKNPSLDLLVGGVQSVTLGDEEATRRGGQKTVLERKGPPTFNCGAEIVSKTEVRVHRSLEATVDAVLAGRLPNVEIRKVKSHGVEVIMEKEPFIDETTVDSNIHEEETLDISKLTNEETISEVPPTKEITEAEPSGQETLMYLYVYGIAESTVLQAIKQLEMETAVELTDDISEAEALLALQAKIRKNPRIKSLATSHGIPVYVTKTNSGIQVAKAIRALLTDYEDGLGEFGSEERLKLSEKMDALEEARLAIERIVIPKKETADLLPRQPKIVSLQGKLVRKYNLRSERKWREDEMYLRIIPYGTEEDRDDGEDEGEVEEENGEELEEFGCATGESNGSPYGIDRLPLLPD; this comes from the exons ATGAATATGCTGAGCTTATCACTGAGCCGTAATCATGTTCCTCCATTAACGCTGTTACGTCGTCATGAACGAAGAAGAATCCTCAATCTCCGATGTCGAtcgtctcttctctttcaccaaCTCGTCCGCACTAAACTCGTGCtcccttcgtcttcttcacctGGATTTATTATTGCTATTTCAGCATCTTCGTCGTCTCAAGTCGCCGTTCCGGAATTAGAAGACGACGAGGACCACTTCGATGACGAATTACGCCGTCTCTTGGCGCTGGTACCGGAGGAGATACGAAGGACACTGGAGGAGCACCCTGAGATTAGTGAACTCATTGAGATAGTGTTGGATTTAGGTCGTAAGCCTCTGGCGCGATTCCCTTCTGGAGATTTTGTTATCTCCGACGACGCTGTTAAAGTTAATGATTTGGAATTCGCTGTCTCTCAG GTTGGTGAGTTCACTAATGATAATCGAGCTGGGATTAGCCGGACGTTGCATCGTATTAGTGCGATACGGAATCGGAAAGgagatattattggattaactTGCCGTGTTGGTCGATCTGTTAGAGGAAGCGCAAATTTGCTGCGTGATCTTGTTCAAGATGGGAACTCATTGTTGCTTATTGGTCCACCTGGTGTGGGGAAAACCACAATGATTAG GGAGGTAGCGAGAATGCTAGGAAATGACTATGAGAAGAGAGTAATGATTGTTGATACTTCTAATGAGATTGGTGGTGATGGTGATATACCTCATCCAGGGATTGGTAATGCTAGGCGGATGCAAGTCCCTAACTCTGACATCCAACACAAG GTACTGATTGAAGCAGTAGAAAACCATATGCCTCAAGTGATTGTGATTGATGAGATTGGAACTAAACTTGAAGCAATAGCTGCAAGTACAATAGCAGAACGTGGAATCCAGTTAGTCGCCACTGCTCATGGAGCTACCATCGAGAATTTGATTAAGAATCCTTCATTGGACCTTCTGGTTGGAGGTGTGCAG AGTGTGACTCTTGGAGATGAGGAAGCGACCAGAAGAGGTGGCCAGAAGACTGTCCTTGAAAGAAAAGGTCCTCCAACATTTAACTGTGGTGCAGAAATAGTTTCAAAGACTGAAGTTCGAGTTCATCGTAGTCTTGAAGCAACTGTTGATGCTGTTCTCGCAG GTCGATTACCAAACGTTGAAATCCGCAAAGTAAAGTCTCATGGAGTGGAAGTGATTATGGAGAAGGAACCTTTCATCGACGAGACGACTGTGGATAGTAATATACATGAAGAGGAAACATTAGATATTTCGAAGCTCACCAATGAGGAAACGATATCTGAAGTCCCTCCAACTAAGGAGATAACTGAAGCAGAACCGTCAGGGCAAGAGACACTGATGTATTTATATGTCTATGGG ATTGCAGAGTCAACTGTTCTTCAGGCAATCAAACAACTAGAGATGGAAACTGCAGTAGAATTAACTGACGACATTAGCGAAGCAGAAGCCTTACTTGCGTTGCAAGCAAAGATCAGGAAGAATCCTCGGATTAAATCATTAGCTACATCTCACGGTATACCTGTTTATGtaacaaag ACTAATTCAGGTATTCAAGTGGCCAAGGCAATACGGGCATTACTAACTGATTACGAAGATGGACTCGGAGAGTTTGGATCAGAAGAACGTCTAAAACTATCTGAAAAAATGGACGCCTTAGAG GAAGCGAGATTAGCGATAGAGCGGATAGTGATACCAAAAAAGGAAACAGCTGATTTACTACCGAGACAACCTAAGATCGTGTCTCTTCAAGGAAAGCTAGTCAGGAAGTATAATTTACGATCAGAAAGAAAATGGAGAGAGGATGAGATGTATCTACGGATCATCCCTTATGGGACAGAAGAAGACAGAGACGACggtgaagatgaaggagaagttgaagaagagaacGGAGAAGAGCTTGAAGAGTTCGGTTGTGCCACGGGCGAGTCTAATGGTTCACCCTATGGCATCGACAGGTTACCTCTCTTGCCTGATTAG
- the LOC104751172 gene encoding anaphase-promoting complex subunit 13, with the protein MAEVSLGMLIDIVDEEWMRDTLPDDDLPLPPVLAVRTDDTEETNQETQQADAETWRDLALDTQ; encoded by the exons ATGGCGGAAGTAAGTCTTGGTATGCTTATAGACATTGTGGACGAGGAGTGGATGAGGGACACTTTACCTGATGATG ATCTTCCATTGCCTCCAGTGCTTGCTGTTAGGACTGATGATACTGAAGAAACCA ATCAGGAAACTCAGCAAGCAGATGCAGAAACTTGGCGTGATCTTGCACTGGATACACAGTAA
- the LOC104751173 gene encoding eukaryotic translation initiation factor 2A-like encodes MSSSPSLEILVREADGFSVWNGPPFSNGQPTLKLERVSCSNTKFSVDGSKLMAMKSDGIISIYNSSSLTEVRSFTIANVTAAELSPCGTYLQTFQKPTTPQEKNVSVWNTETGDLAHSHYQKSITKTTWPSIRFCPDESSACRLATNEVQFFDPKDFSKGITSRIRVPGVAAFELSKTPASHVAVFVPESKGSPGSVQIFGCGRDLQSQPSARRSFFRCSSVQFSWNHGSTGLLVVVQSDVDKTNQSYYGETKLHYLTIDGTHEGLVPLRKEGPVHDVQWSFSGSEFAVVYGFMPACVTIFDKNCKPLMELGEGPYNTLRWNPKGRVLCVAGFGNLPGDMAFWDVVSKKQLGSNKAEWSVTSEWSPDGRYFLTASTAPRRQIDNGMKIFNYDGKRYFKKAFEKLYQAEWKPESPDRFGEISELIKSVESLKLGEGKSQGQGSAQKKAIVPNTIAKKPAAYQPPHAKHAAAIQAELLGVNTAGEMSKNALRNKKKREKKKAAEAAASGANNA; translated from the exons ATGAGTTCTTCACCGTCCTTGGAGATATTAG ttAGAGAAGCTGACGGTTTCTCTGTGTGGAATGGTCCTCCATTCAGTAATGGTCAGCCAACTCTCAAGCTTGAACGAGTTTCATGCTCCAACACCAAGTTCAGTGTTGATGGATCCAAGCTGATGGCGATGAAATCAGATGGGATCATCAGTATCTATAATTCCTCCAGCTTGACAGAAGTGCGGTCGTTCACTATAGCTAATGTTACGGCTGCTGAGCTATCTCCATGCGGGACTTATCTTCAGACATTTCAAAAACCCACTACTCCGCAGGAGAAGAACGTCTCTGTTTGGAATACTGAGACTGGAGATCTGGCACATAGTCATTACCAAAAATCCATTACTAAAACCACATG GCCATCAATTCGCTTCTGTCCTGATGAATCTTCCGCGTGCCGGTTAGCTACAAATGAGGTTCAGTTCTTTGACCCGAAAGATTTCTCGAAAGGAATAACATCCCGGATCAGAGTTCCTGGGGTTGCTGCATTTGAGCTTTCTAAAACGCCAGCTTCCCATGTTGCTGTGTTTGTTCCAGAATCAAAG GGGAGTCCAGGCAGTGTCCAGATATTTGGATGTGGGAGAGATTTGCAGAGTCAGCCAAGTGCTCGACGTAGCTTTTTCCGATGTTCTTCTGTGCAGTTTAGTTGGAACCACGGTTCCACTGGACTCTTAGTGGTTGTACAATCAGATGTTGACAAGACCAACCAAAGTTATTATGGGGAAACAAAGCTACACTACCTTACAATAGATGGCACACATGAGGGCCTCGTTCCATTAC GTAAAGAAGGACCAGTTCATGATGTTCAATGGTCTTTTTCTGGTTCAGAGTTTGCAGTTGTATATGGCT TTATGCCTGCTTGTGTAACAATCTTTGACAAGAATTGCAAACCCTTGATGGAACTTGGCGAAGGTCCTTATAACACTCTTCGATGGAACCCAAAAGGGAGAG TTTTATGTGTGGCTGGATTCGGTAACTTGCCTGGTGATATG GCGTTCTGGGATGTTGTCAGCAAGAAGCAGCTTGGAAGTAATAAAGCCGAGTGGTCTGTAACAAGTGAATGGTCTCCGGATGGGCGTTATTTCTTGACTGCCTCAACAGCACCAAGACGTCAAATTGACAATGG GATGAAAATCTTCAACTACGATGGAAAGCGTTATTTCAAAAAGGCGTTTGAGAAGCTGTATCAG GCTGAATGGAAACCAGAGTCTCCGGACAGGTTCGGTGAGATCAGCGAACTTATCAAGTCAGTTGAATCATTGAAACTCGGCGAGGGAAAATCACAAG GACAAGGATCAGCTCAGAAGAAAGCTATTGTTCCCAACACTATTGCAAAAAAACCGGCTGCATATCAACCTCCTCATGCTAAGCACGCAGCTGCTATTCAAGCCGAG TTGCTTGGAGTAAACACAGCAGG AGAGATGAGCAAGAACGCTcttagaaacaagaagaagagggagaagaagaaagcggCCGAGGCTGCTGCTTCTGGAGCTAACAACGCATGA
- the LOC104751174 gene encoding aquaporin TIP3-1, with protein MATSARRAYGFGRADEATHPDSIRATLAEFLSTFVFVFAAEGSILSLDKLYWNHAAHAGTNTPGGLVLVALAHAFALFAAVSAAINVSGGHVNPAVTFGALIGGRISAIRAIYYWIAQLLGAILACLLLRLATNGLRPVGFRVASGVGAVNGLVLEIILTFGLVYVVYSTLIDPKRGSLGIIAPLAIGLIVGANILVGGPFSGASMNPARAFGPALVGWRWHDHWIYWVGPFIGGALAALIYEYMVIPTEPPTHHTHQPLAPEDY; from the exons ATGGCAACATCAGCTCGTAGAGCGTATGGTTTCGGTAGAGCCGACGAGGCTACACACCCTGACTCTATCCGAGCCACTTTAGCAGAGTTCCTCTCCACTTTTGTCTTCGTCTTTGCAGCTGAAGGCTCTATCCTCTCTCTCG ataAGTTGTATTGGAACCACGCTGCTCATGCGGGAACAAACACGCCAGGAGGATTGGTTTTAGTGGCGTTGGCTCATGCGTTTGCTCTGTTCGCTGCTGTTTCAGCAGCGATCAATGTCTCTGGTGGACACGTAAACCCGGCAGTCACTTTTGGTGCTCTTATTGGAGGAAGAATTTCAGCGATCCGTGCCATCTACTACTGGATCGCTCAGCTTCTTGGAGCCATCCTCGCTTGTCTCTTGTTAAGACTCGCTACAAACGGCCTG AGACCAGTTGGTTTCCGTGTAGCATCAGGTGTTGGAGCGGTTAATGGACTTGTTCTAGAGATCATTTTAACATTTGGCTTAGTCTACGTCGTATATTCGACTTTGATTGATCCAAAACGTGGAAGCCTCGGGATCATAGCGCCGCTGGCAATCGGACTCATCGTTGGAGCAAACATCTTAGTGGGTGGACCATTCTCTGGTGCATCGATGAATCCAGCTAGAGCCTTTGGTCCAGCATTGGTGGGATGGAGGTGGCATGACCACTGGATCTATTGGGTCGGACCATTCATCGGTGGCGCCTTAGCAGCTCTTATATATGAGTACATGGTCATACCCACCGAGCCACCTACCCACCACACACACCAGCCCTTGGCTCCTGAAGATTACTAG